CACCGGCCAGGTGCTGCACGTCAACGGCGGCCTGCTCATGCCCTGAGCGACGCGACCGGGACGCGCAGGACCGCGTGAGGACCGCGACGAGACGACCACGACGAGACGACCGGAGGAGACGCCAGTGGCACTGCAGGTCCGCAAGTGGGTCAGCGTGGTGGAGGAGATCCACACCGACGGCGGCCCCGAGCTGGCGCAGCCGTTGCGCAAGGCCGCGGTCGCCGCCGTGATCCACAACCCGTACGCCGGCCGCTGGTCCGACGAGCTGGACGAGCTCCTCGAGCCATCCGGCGCGCTCGCACGGGAGCTGGTCGCACGGTGCGTCGCCGTCCTCGGAGACCGCGCGGAGAGCTGCGGCAAGGCGGCCGTCGTCGGGACGGCGGGGGAGCAGGAACACGGGGTCGCCTGCCTGACCACGCCCTTCGGCGACGCGCTCCGCGACGGCATCGACGGCAGCACGTGGGTGACCTCGACGTCGAAGGTCGCCGCCGCCGGTGAGGCGATCGACGTGCCGCTGGCGTACAAGGACGCGCTCTTCGTCCGCGAGTTCTACGACACCGTCACCGTGCGGGTGCCCGACGGGCCACGGCCCGACGAGATCGTCGTCATCGCCGCGCTGGCCAACCGTGGCCGGCCGCACCACCGCGTGGGCGGACTGGCCAAGGCCGACGCCACCGCCGGAGACGGCCTCCGGTGAGGCTGGCCGTCGTCGACATCGGCGACTCGCACGTCGGCGACCTCGCCGGCACACGCCTGGCCGGGGACGCCCTCCTCTGCGAGGACGGGCTGATCTCCTGGGTCGGCTCCGGCAGCGACGTCGACCTCGACGCCTGTGACCAGGTGCTGGACGTGGGCGGCGCGACCGTCCTGCCCGGCTTCATCGACTCGCACGTGCACGTCACCTTCGGCGACTACACCCCCCGCCAGAAGACGGTCGGGTTCCTCGAGAGCTACCTGCACGGCGGGATGACCCGGGCCATCTCCGCGAGCGAGGTGCACGTCCCGGGACGCCCGACCGACCCCAGCGGCGTGAAGGCGCTGGCGATCGCCGCCGAGCGGTCCTTCCGGCACTACCGGCCCGGAGGCGTGACGGTGCACGCCGGCTCGGTGGTCCTGGAGCCGGGACTGACCGCGGAGGACTTCGCGGAGCTCAACCGCGAGGGGGTGTGGCTGGCCAAGGGCGGGTTCGGTGCGTTCACCGCGCCGCGCGACTACGCACCCGTCGTCCGTGCGGCCCAGGACAACCACATCACCGTCATGGTGCACACCGGCGGCGGCTCCATCCCCGGGAGTCTGGAGGTGATGGACGCCGACGCGCTCCTGGAGATCCGGCCGGACGTCCTCGGACACGTCAACGGCGGGCCGACGTCGTTGAGCGAGGAGGGCGCCGAGGCGCTCGTGGTCGACGGCGGCACCATGGCCCTGCAGTTGGTGCAGGCGGGCAACCTGCGCTCCGCGGTGCACATCGGTGAGGTCGCCCTCGCGCACGGCTGTCCCGAGCGACTGCTCATCGCCAGCGACACCCCCACGGGCACCGGGGTCATCCCGCTGGCGCTGCTGCGCTCGATGGCCGAACTGGTGTCCCTCGGCCCCTTCACCCCCGAACTGGCCGTCGCCGCCGTCACCGGCAGTGTCGGCGCGATCTACGACCTGCCGGCCGGTGTCCTCGCGCCCGGCCGCCCGGCCGACCTCGTCGTCGTCGACGCCCCCCAGGGCTCGCAGGCCGACGACTGGCGCGGCGCCCTGCGCCGCGGTGACCTGCCGGCCGTCGCCGCGGCCGTCACCGAGGGGCAGGTCCGCTTCACCCGCAGCCGGAACACCCCGCCGCCCAAGTCCACGGTCCGGCTCTCCCGCGGCGTCCCGATGCCGCTGCCGTCCTGACCGCCCCAGCGCACCTGCCCCGCCGAGGTCACGAGAGGAGTCCCGTGAAGGGCCTGCTGTTCTCGCAGATGGAACCGCCTCCCGGCTGGGAGGAGGACTTCCACGACTGGTACGAGTCCGAGCACATCCCTGCGCGCATGGCGCTGCCCGGCTTCGCCGAGGCCCTGCGGTACGAGGTGCTCGACGGGACGCCACGATGGCTGGCCTGCTACTTCCTCGACGACCTCGGCGCACTCGAGACGCCGGAGTACCGCCGGCTGAAGACCCATCCCAGCGACCGCACGGCCCGGATGCTCGGCGCGGTCTCCGGCTTCACCCGCTACACCTGTGCGGAGCTGTCCGACACCGGCCCGGTCGGTGAACGGCCCGGCGTGCTGTCGGTGGTCGGCTTCTCCGTGCCGGACGGGGACGAGCGCGACTTCGAGGCCTGGTACGCCGAGGAGCACGTCCCGCTGCTGATGGAGGCCGACGGTTGGCTGCGGGTGCGGCGTTACCGCGTCCTCCCCGGCCACGACGGCCCGCCGTGGACCCACCTGGCCCTGCACGAGCTGCGCGACGGCGACGTGATGGCCGCGCCCGAGCGGGAGCGGGCCCGTACCACCGAGTGGCGCGACCGGCTCGCTCAGCGGCCGTGGTTCAGCAGTTCCGGGCGCTGGCTGTACCGGCCCGTCCACCACGCGGTCAGCACGACCCGCTGACCCCCGAGCACTGGAGACACCTGATGGCGCTTCCCTACAGCCGGTCGGAGATCAAGGACCGGGCGCGCGAGCAGTGGCACGGCGCGTGCAACGTCACGCTGCCCTCGTTCACCGCGGACTTCTCGGGCCTCAACCGGCAGGGCATCGCGCACGACGTCCGGCGGGCTGCCGAGCACGGCTTCTGGGGCACGCTGGTGGCCTCGGAGAGCGGGACCACCCTGGCCGAGTACGTGCAGTTCATGGAGATCGCCGCCGACGCGGCACCCAGCGACCTGCGCCTGGTCGCGCACCTGTCCTTCTCCACCGTCGAGGAGTCCCTGCAGGCCGCCGACGCCGCCAGCGGACTCGGCTTCGAGGCGGCTCTGCTGTCCTACCCGCCGTCCTTCCGCCCGACGTCGGCCACCGAGGTGGTGGCGCACACCCGCCACGTGGCCGAGAGCACCGACCTCGCGCTCGTCCTGTTCGCCGTCATGACCTGGGGCTTCAAGCACCTGCACCCGACCGGGTTCCCGCCGGAGGCACTGGAGGAGATGGCGCGGCTGGAGACCGCCGCCGCGCTGAAGTTCGAGGCCGGCGGGCCGGCGGCGCTCAGCGCCCTCGTCGACGTGCACCGGCGGGTCGGTGCGCACGTCCTCGTGGAGAACCCGATGGAGCAGTACGGCCCCGCGCTGATGGAGACCCTCGGCGTCCAGTGGATCGGCACCAGCGGTTACGAGGCGTTCGGCGACCGCGTGCCGCGGTGGATGGACCTGCTGCGCCACGGCAAGTGGGACGAGGCGATGGAGGTCTTCTGGAGCTACCAGGCCGCCCGTGAGGCCAAGGGTGCCTTCCACGCGACCTTCGCCGGGGCCAACCTGATCCACCGCAACGGGTGGAAGTACCTGAGCTACCTGCAGGGCTACAACGGCGGCCTGCTGCGGATGCCGCAGATGCGTCTGCTGCCCGGACAGATGAAGGCACTGCGGGCCGGCCTGGCCGCGTCCGGCTACGACCTCCCGGAGGACGACGAGCAGTTCTGGACCGGGAGGTTCCCGGCGTGACGCTGTTCCTGGACGGTGAGGACATCCGGGCGCTGGCGACCGACGAGGTCTGCCGTGCGGCGGCGCGGTCGGCGCTGGACGCCGAGACGGCCGGGCGCACGAAGCTGCCGCCGCGGACCGACCTGCCGAGCGACACGGGCTTCATCCGGACCATGCCGGCCGTGCTGGACGACGTCATGGGCCTGAAGATCATGACCCTGGTGAGGGGTGTCGGGAACCGCTACCTGGTCCTGCTGTACGGCGTGGAGCAGGGCGACCTGCTGGGCATCCTCGACGCCGACGAACTGACCCGGTTGCGGACGGCGACGTACACGGCGGTCGCCGCGGACCTGATGGTGTCGACCCCGCCGACGCGGCTGGCCCTGCTCGGCTCCGGTTTCGAGGCGGAGGGTCACCTGCGGGCCCTGGCGCGGAGCTGGCCACTGGAGTCCGTCGCCGTCTTCAGCCCGTCGCCGCAGCGGCGCGCGGCCTTCGCCGACCGGATGGCCGCGGAGATCGCGGTGCCGGTGACCGCCCACGTCGACGTCGCCGACGCGGTGGCCGACGCGCAGGTCGTCGTGCTGGCCACGAAGGCCACCGAGCCGGTGCTCGACGGCGCGGTGCTGCCCCACGGCATCACGGTCCTGTCCATCGGCTCCACCCGGCCGGACCTCCGCGAGCTCGACGTGCACACGCTGCGGCGCAGCGGGACCGTGGTCGTGGACGACCCGGCGCAGGTGCTGGCCGAGTCCGGGGACGTCATCGCCGCCTGCACCGACGGCGCGCTGGACCCGTCCCGGCTCGTCCCGGTGTCCGCCGTCGCCCGCGACCCCGGCCTGCTGCGGCGCGAACCCGACCGGGACCTGCTCACCTTCAAGTCCGTGGGCACCGCCCTGCAGGACCTCGCGCTGGCGCGGCACGTGCTCGTGGCGGCGCGGTGCTCCGACCGCGGCCGGGACCTGGGCGAGCTCGCCCGGCTCAAGCCCCCCGCCGCCCGAGCCCTGGTCCCCGGAGGAGCGCGATGACGCGTGCACAGAGGTACGACGACCCGGCGGTGCGCAAGGTGCTCGACGCGCTCCCGACCGGGGTGCTGGTCGACGGCGCCTGGCGCCCGGCCGCAGGGGGCACCTTCGCCGTCGACGACCCGGCCACCGGGGCCGAGCTCGCACGCGTCGCCGACGCCGGACCCGCCGAGGCCATGGCCGCCCTGGACGCCGCGACCGCTGCGCAGGCGTCCTGGGGCGAGACCGCCCCACGCGAGCGGGCCGACCTGCTGCGCGCCGCCTACGACGCCACGCTCGCCCGGCGGGACGAGTTCGCGGTGCTGATGACCCTGGAGATGGGCAAGCCGCTCGCCGAGGCGCACGCCGAGCTCGACTACGCCGTGGACTTCCTGCGCTGGTTCTCCGAGGAGGCCGTTCGCATCGACGGCGACTACGTGCGGGCGCCGAACGGCCGCGGTCGCCTGCTGGTGACCAGCCGGCCGGTAGGGCCGTGCCTGCTGATCACGCCGTGGAACTTCCCACTGGCGATGGCCACCCGCAAGATCGCCCCGGCTCTCGCCGCGGGGTGCACCGCGGTCCTCAAGCCGGCCGAGCTGACCCCGCTGACCACGCTGCTGTTCACCCAGCTGCTCGTCGAGCTCGGCCTGCCGGCCGGGGTGCTCAACGTGCTCACCACCACCGATCCCGGCGCGCTCACCCGCCCGCTGCTGGCCGACGGGCGCATCCGGAAGCTGTCGTTCACCGGCTCCACCGAGGTCGGCAAGGTCCTGCTCGCGCAGTGCGCGGACAAGGTCGTGCGCACGTCGATGGAGCTGGGCGGCAACGCGCCGCTGCTGGTCTTCGCCGACGCCGACCTGGACGCCGCGGTCGACGGCGCGGTCATGGCCAAGATGCGCAACATGGGCGAGGCGTGCACCGCCAGCAACCGCCTCTACGTGGCCCGCGAGGTGGCCGAGGAGTTCGGCCGCCGGCTGGCCGACCGGCTGGGCGGCATGCGCCTCGGGCACGGCCTGGACGAGGGCACCCAGGTGGGGCCGCTGATCGACCGGCCGTCGCTGGAGAAGGTCACCACGCTGGTCGACGACGCCGTGCACCGCGGTGCCCGGGTGTTGACCGGTGGCCGCCCGGCGGGCCCGGAGGGCGGGTGGTTCTTCCAGCCGACGGTGCTCGCCGACGTCAGCACCGACGCGCGGGTGATGCGTGAGGAGGTCTTCGGCCCGGTGGCACCGGTCGTCCCCTTCGACACCGAGGAGGAGGCGGTGCGCTGGGCCAACGACACCGAGTACGGCCTCGTCGCCTATGTCTTCACCGAGAGCCTGGAGCGCGGGCTGCGGGTCAGCGAGGCGCTGGAGGTCGGGATGGTGGGGCTGAACCAGGGGATCGTGTCCAACGCGGCCGCCCCGTTCGGGGGGGTCAAGGAGTCGGGGATCGGTCGCGAGGGCGGCCGGGCCGGCATCCGCGAGTTCCTCGACACGAAGTACGTGGCAGTGCCGCGGTGAGCGACGTCGGCGTCCCGTCCCGGCCGACCCGGCTGCGGCAGCTCGTCCTCGAGGTGCCCGACCCCGCCACCACGGGCCGGTTCCTGGAGGAGGGGTTGACGCTGGGCACGGCTGCGCGGGCGGACGGGGCCGTCACCGTCCTCACCGACCCCCCGTACGCGGGCACCGGCCCGGCCGAGATCCTGGTGCTGCGTGCGGGCCCCGGGGTGCGACTGGTCGAGGTCGTGCTGGAGGGCTCACCGGGCCTGGACCTGGGCGCCGTGACCGGCCGGCTGGAGGCGCTGGGCCGGACCACCGCGCGTCTCCCCGCGGACGACGGCGCGGGTCCCGGCCTGGCCGTGGAGGTCGGGGGCATCCGGGTGAGCCTGCGGGAGATCGTGCCGGCCGTCGCGCACCAGCCGGTGCTGCCCCCGTCCTCGCTGCGCCCCCGCCGGCTCGGACACGTCAACGTCCTGACGCCGGAGCCCGCCGCGCTCGTGCAGACGATGATCGAGGGCCTGGGCCTGCGGCTGTCCGAGCAGATCGGCGAGGCGTTCTACTTCCTGCGGATCGGCAGCGAGCACCACAACCTCGGCGTCCGCGCCGGACCGGTCGGTGGCGCGCACCACGTCGCACTGGAGGTGCACGGCTGGGACAGCTACCGGGTGCTCTGCGACCGGCTCGCCGGCCTGGGGTGGTCGGTCGAGTACGGCCCCGGCCGGCACGGTCCCGGCAACAACCTCTTCGTCTACGTACGGGACCCGTCCTCCGGGCTGCGCTTCGAGCTGTTCAGCGACATGGTCCACATCGAGGACGAGGCCACCTACCGCCCGCCCCGGTGGCGGCTGGACGAGCGGCACCGGACGGTCAACGTCTGGGGACCCGGCCCGCCCGAGAGCTTCCTGTCGTGACCGACCGGGAGTGGGGCTCGGACCTGGCCGTCGACCTGCTGCGGCAGGCCGGCATCGAGTACGTGGCGCTCAATCCCGGCGCGACGATCCGGGGACTGCACGACTCGCTGGTGCACGCCCCCGACGGCGCTCCCCGGATGGTGCTCTGCCTGCACGAGGGGGTCGCCGTCGGGATCGCCCACGGGTACGCGAAGGCCTCCGGCCGGCCCATGGCCGTGCTGCTGCACGACGTCGTCGGCCTGCAGAACGCCAGCATGGCCATCTACAACGCCTGGTGCGACCGGGTGCCGATGCTCGTCCTCGGTGGCACCGGGCCCATGTCGAAGGCCCGGCGCCGGCCGTGGATCGACTGGATCCACACGGCCAGCGCGCAGGCCGAGGCCATCCGGCACTACGTCAAGTGGGACGACCAGCCGCACGACCTGCACTCGGTGCCGGAGTCCTTCGCCCGTGCCGTCGGGCTGGCGACGTCCTCACCGGCCGGGCCGGTCTACTGGTGCCTGGACGTCGACCTGCAAGAGGAGCGGCTCCCGGCCGACCTGCCGGAGGTGTCGCTCGACCGGTTCGCCGTGCCCACCCCGCCGGCCGCCCGGCCGGAGGACCTCGACGAGCTCGCCGAGCGGCTGCGCACCGCACGGTTCCCCCTGTTCGTCGCCGGTCACGCCGGTGACACGCCGGAGGGGTTCACCGCCCTGGTGGAGCTCGCCGAGCTCCTCGCCGCGCCGGTGCTCGACACCGGCCCGCGGCTGAACTTCCCCACGGACCACGAGCTGTGGGCCGCCGGCATGCCGGATCGGCTCGCCGAGGCCGACCTCGTCGTGCTCCTCGACGTCGACGACCCGCTGGGTGCACTCCGCGGCGCGCTCTCCGACGTACGGGCGCCGGCGGTGGCGATCACCCCCGGTCACCTGCGGGTGCGCTCCTGGGCCCACGACTACCAGGCACTCGTCCCGACCTCCCGGCACCTCACCAGCGACGCCGTCCCGGCGCTCACCGGTCTCCTGGCCAGGCTCCGGGAGGACCCCGCCCCGTCCGGCACGGTCGCGGAGCGCAGAGCGGGCCTGGCCGGGTGCGTGCGGCGCACCCGCGAGCGGTGGCGGGCGGCCGCGGAGACCGCCACCGCGGCGGGCACGGTGCCCGTGCCGCGGCTGCTGAGCGAGCTGGGCCGGGCGCTGGAGGGCCGGGACTGGGTCCTGGCGGCCGGCACCGTCGACCGCGCCGAGCACCGGCTCTGGGACTTCACCCGCCCGCGTCAGTGGTGCGGACACTCGGGCGGGGGCGGGCTCGGCTACGGGCCGGCCGCCTCGGTGGGCGTCGCGCTGGCCTCGCCACCGGGCCGCATCGTCGTCGACGTGCAGGGTGACGGGGACCTGCTGTTCGGCCCGCAGGCGCTGTGGACCGCGGCCCGGCTGGGTGTGCCGGTGCTCTTCGTCGTTCACGACAACCGGGCCTACGGCAACACCGTCGGCCACGCCCGTTCCCTCGGTGCCACCCGCGGTCGCAGCGCCGGGTCGGAGTACGTCGGCTCTGGTCTGGACCAGCCGGCCGTCGACCTCGCCGGCCTCGCCAGGTCCCTGGGCGTACCGGCCTGGGGTCCGGTGCGGGACCCCGGACACCTGCGACTGGCACTCACCGACGCCCTCGCCACCGTGGCCGCGGGGCGACCGGCGCTCATCGACGTGTTGACGCCCGGAGGACCGGGCGACCCCGAGGGAGACCGATGACCGACACCGTGGACGACGTCCTGCCCGCCTCCGACGCCGTGGACCGGTACGTGACCGGGCGGGAGTTCCGCATGCTGATCGGGGGTGAGCTGGTCACCGGGGACCGGGCGACCGAGACCGTCGACCCCTCCACCGGTGCGGTGCTGACCCAGGTGCCCGAAGCGGGTCCGGCCGACGTGGGCAGGGCGGTCGCCGCGGCGGAGGCCGCCCAGCCGGGCTGGCACGCCGCCGGGCACGACGGGCGAGCCGCCGCGTTCGGGCGTTTCGCCCAGCTCCTCGAGGACCACCTCGAGGAGCTCGCGGTGCTGGAGGCCATCGACAGCGGCAACCCGGTCCGGGCCATGCGCGGGGACGTCGGCATCAGCGTCGCCTACGTCCGCGGCTGGCCGGGTCTGGCGCAGCAGATGGGCGGCCAGGTGATCCCGGCCAGCCGGGACGGCCTGCACTACACGACCTCGTCGCCCTACGGGGTCGTCGGCCGCATCACCGCCTTCAACCACCCGCTGATGTTCGCCGCCACCCGCCCGCTGCCGGCGCTCATCACGGGCAACACCGTCGTGCTCAAGCCCTCGCCCCAGACGCCGTTGACCACGCTGCGCCTCGCCGAGCTGTTCGCCGAGGCCTTCCCGCCGGGGGTGGTCAACGTCGTCACCGGCGGCGCCGAGGCCGGGGACGCCCTCGTCACCCACCCCACCGTCAAGCGGATCGCCTTCACCGGCAGCGTGCCCGTCGGGCTGCTCATCCAGCGGCGCGCCGCCGAGTCCGGCCGGGTCAAGAACGTGTCCCTGGAGCTCGGCGGGAAGAACGCGATGGTCGTGTTCCCCGACACCGACGTGGCCGCGGCGGTGGAGGGGGCCGTCGACGGGATGAACCTCACCGTCTGCCAGGGACAGTCCTGCGGGTCCAACTCGCGGATCCTCGTGCACCGGGCCGTGCACGACGAGTTCGTGGCCGCACTGGCCGAGCGGGTGTCCCGGCTGCGGGTCCGCACCGCCTACGAGGAGACGGCCGACATGGGGCCGGTGGTGAGTGCCGCCCAGCTCGCGCGGGTGACCGGCTTCCTGGACCGGGCCGTCTCCGACGGCGCGACCCTGGTGGCCGGCGGCGACCGGCCGACCGGCGTCCCGAGGGAGGGCTACTTCGTCAACCCCGCCGTGCTCAGCGGTGTGCAGCCGGGCATGGAGGTGGCGCAGGACGAGGTGTTCGGTCCGGTGGTCAGCGTGCTGGCCTGGGACGACTACGACGAGATGGTCCGCGTCGCCAACGGGGTGGAGTTCGGCCTGACTGCCAGTGTCTGGACCTCCGACCTCGACCTCGCGCACCGGACGGCGGCGGCCCTGGACGCCGGGTACGTCTGGGTCAACGACTCCAGCCGCCACTACTTCGGCACGCCGTTCGGGGGCACGAAGAACAGCGGGACGGGTCGCGAGGAGTCCGTCGAGGAGCTGTGGAGCTACGTGGAGCAGAAGGCCGTGCACGTCCGGCTGCGGAGCTCCGCGTCCGTGCTGACCCACCGGGGCTGGTGAGCGCGGCCGGAGCCGCTGCGCGCACGAGCTGGTTGACCGTCTCCCTCGAACTGCTTAGTGTATGCAGAACACAGTTGACACCTCATGGGTGGCGACGATCCCGAGCGACGGGAGTGTCCATGAGCACGACAGGCCGCGAGAACGATGCAGGTCTCGTCGACGAGCTCGACCGGTCACACCGTGCCGAGGAGGCCGCGGTCGCAGGCGGCCAGACGGTGGGCGACCACCCCGCGGGGAGTCCCACTCCTGCGGTGGTCACGACCGGGCCGGTGGACGACGCTCGTCGGCCCCGCCGACGCCGGCCGGTCGGCAGCCTCGCCGTCTCAGCGCTCAGTGTCACCGTGTTCCTGTGCGGCTGGCAGCTGGCCGCTGTGTTCGGCTGGATCAACCCGCTCTTCACGAGTTCACCGACCGGCATCGGTGAGGCCCTGGTCGAGCTGGTCCGAGAGGGGGAGTTGACCGAGCACCTGGTCGCGAGCGGCAGGTTGTTCGGGCTCGGCTTCGCGCTGTCGGTCGTCTTCGCCCTGCCCGCCGGGATCCTGCTCGGCTGGTACAGCCGGCTGGCCGCTGTCTTCGATCCCTTCCTTCAGACGCTCTACGTCGCCCCCCGGATCGCTCTCATCCCGGTGATCTTCACGTGGTTCGGAGTGGGTCTGCAGTCCCAGGTCGTCATCGTCTTCATCACCGCCTTCTTCCCGCTGCTCATCAACACGGTGTCAGGGGTGCGCGCCATCGACCCGTCGCTGCTGCGGGTGGCTCGGAGCTTCATGGCCAGGGACCGAGACGTCTTCTGGACCCTGGCCCTGCCCTCCGCGCTCCCGTTCATCGTCAGCGGCCTGCGCCTGTCCATGGGGATGGCGCTCATCGGCGTCGTCGTCGCGGAGTTCTTCACCGGCAACGTGGGACTCGGCGCGCTCATCACGACGGCCGGCCTGTCCCTGCAGACCGACGTCGCCTTCGTCGGCGTGCTCGTCGTGACCGCGTTCGCGCTCCTGCTCAACGCCCTGCTCACCCGGTTGGAAGCCCGCGTCAGCGCCTGGAAGGTCGTCCCGTGATCACCATCAGCGCCCGTCCCCTGCCCCGCCGTACAGCTCAGGGCCCGCGACGTCCGATGACCGTCCTGCTCGCCCTCGGCGTGCTGCTCCTCGCCGCCTGCGGGCAGGACGGGGCGGACCCGGCGGCTGCCGGCAGCGACACGGCGGGCAGCGGAGGGGAGAGCGGCACCGGGGAGACGGTCACGCTGGCGGTACCGATCCCGACGCCGTACTACGCGTTGCCCAGCTTCGCCGAGCAGCAGGGACTCTTCGACGAGAACGGCGTGGACGTCGAGGTGCAGTACGTGCAGCCCGGCGCACTGAGCCCCGCCCTGGCCGGTGGCTCGCTGGACTACGCGGTCCTCCCTGGGCCGGCCCTGCACGACCTGCGACTGCAGGGGTCCGACGTCCTGGCGGTCGCCAACTACATCGACCGGCCCATGGTGGCCCTGACGGTCGGCCCGGACATCACCTCGATCGAGGACCTCAGGGGGCGGTCGGTGACGGTCGGGGTGCCGACGTCGCTGAGCACGATCTTCATGCGCCAGGTGCTGCGAGATGCCGGACTCGACCCGGACGCAGACGTGACGACCCGGGTCATCCCCGACCAGCCGGGCCAGTTCAGCGCCCTCGTCACCGGCCAGGTCGACGCGGCCATGCTGTCCCTGCCGCAGACCGAGGTCGCCCAACAGCAGGGCATGCGGGTGCTGCTCGACCTGGCGGACTCGGACTACACCTGGCCGTTCGCCGCGATCGCGACCCGAGCCGGCTATGCCGAGGAGAACGCCGAGCAGACGGTCGCGCTGCTCCGCGCCCTCGTGGCGGCACTCGAGAGGTGGCAGACCGAACCGGAGGCCGCCAAGCAGGTCATCGCCGAGACCTCGCGCATCGATGACCCCGCTCTCCTGGACGCCTCGTACGCGGCGGTCAGTGCCGTGCTGACGGCCGAACCGGTACCGACCGAGGAGGTGATGGGTGTGCCGTTGGAGGTGATCGCCGCGGGCGGCGAGGACGAAGCCGCCGAGGCGGACCCGGCGGACTTCTTCGAGACGCGCTACATCGAGGAGGCGCTGGGGTGACGTTCCGCGTCGAGGGTGTCGGGAAGCGCTACGGCAGCCGCACCGGCACCCACTGGGTGCTCCGCGACGTCGACCTCGAGATAGGGGACGGCGAGATCGTCACACTGGTCGGCCCGTCAGGCTGCGGGAAGAGCACGTTGCTCGCCATCGTCGCCGGGCTCACCGCCAGCGACGAGGGCCGGGTGCTCCGCGACGGGTCCCCGGTCACCGGGCCAGGTCCCGACCGCGCCGTGGTCTTCCAGAGCGCGTCGCTGCTCCCGTGGCGCACGGCGGAGGGCAACGTCGCCTACGGCATGCAGCTCCAACGCCGTGAGAGCAGGCAGTCGATCCGGGCGCGGGCCACGGCGGCGCTGCGTCTCGTCGGTCTCGAGCAGTACGGCTCCTACTACCCCGGTCAGCTGTCCGGTGGCATGCAGCAACGGGTCAACCTCGCCCGCGCCCTGGCCGCGGAGCCGGCACTGCTCCTCATGGACGAACCGTTCGGCGCACTGGACGCCCTGACCAAGGAGCGCATGCAGCAGGAGCTCCTGCGCATCGTCGAACCCAGCGGTCAGGCCGTCCTCTTCATCACCCACGACATCTCCGAGGCCGTCTTCCTCGGGGACCGGGTCCTCGTCATGGGCCGTTCGCCGGGCTCCGTCCGGGAGGTCGTCGAGGTGCCCTTCGCCCGCCCGCGGGCGCTGGAGGTCCAGGAGGACGGCACCTTCCAACGGCTGCGCCACCACATCCGTCGGGTCCTCGAGGACCTCGAGGAGGACGCCCGAGGGGGCGCCCGGTACGGAGACCACCCACTCAGCGGATCGACACCGGGGAGCGTCACTCGATGATCGACGGGACCTTCGTCGTCGACGCCGTCTCGCACGGCCTCCACTTCGCCCGGGACAACCAGGTGGCCCCCCGCAGCTACTCGGACGGGGTCGGCTCGCACGAGTACCGCCGGATCCACCAGTCCCTGTCACCGCGAGGGCGACCGGAGTGGCTCCTCGACGAGGACCGCTGGCTGCACGGAGCCGATCCCGAGATGCTCGCCCACTGCCTGTTCGCAGAGAGCTGGACGGACTTCACCGTCTACCACGGGGTGCCGCAGTACGGCGTCTTCCGTGACGGGGGATCGCCCCTGTGGGTCGGGGTCGAGATGCGTGCGGCGCTCCCCGGCCGGGTCGCGCTCTACGGCCCGGTGAGTCCGTTCGCCCCGGACGCCGTCGACCAGGTCGACCGGCTGGTGGACGAGCACGGCGTGGTCGGCGTCAAGTTCTACCCCGTGGACCTCGTGCAGGGCCGCGTCGAGAGCTTCCGGATGGACGACCCCGAGCGGCTCTACCCGGTCTATGAACGGTGTCGTGCCCGTGGCGTCAAGGTGGTCGCGGTGCACAAGGCCATCCCCCTGGGCCGGTTCCCTGCGGCGCCCTACCGGGTGGAGGACGTG
This window of the Geodermatophilus sp. DSM 44513 genome carries:
- a CDS encoding ABC transporter ATP-binding protein, with amino-acid sequence MTFRVEGVGKRYGSRTGTHWVLRDVDLEIGDGEIVTLVGPSGCGKSTLLAIVAGLTASDEGRVLRDGSPVTGPGPDRAVVFQSASLLPWRTAEGNVAYGMQLQRRESRQSIRARATAALRLVGLEQYGSYYPGQLSGGMQQRVNLARALAAEPALLLMDEPFGALDALTKERMQQELLRIVEPSGQAVLFITHDISEAVFLGDRVLVMGRSPGSVREVVEVPFARPRALEVQEDGTFQRLRHHIRRVLEDLEEDARGGARYGDHPLSGSTPGSVTR
- a CDS encoding amidohydrolase family protein, which codes for MIDGTFVVDAVSHGLHFARDNQVAPRSYSDGVGSHEYRRIHQSLSPRGRPEWLLDEDRWLHGADPEMLAHCLFAESWTDFTVYHGVPQYGVFRDGGSPLWVGVEMRAALPGRVALYGPVSPFAPDAVDQVDRLVDEHGVVGVKFYPVDLVQGRVESFRMDDPERLYPVYERCRARGVKVVAVHKAIPLGRFPAAPYRVEDVEAAAATFPDLVFEVVHGGSAFVEETRLLLARFPNVVVNLEGTSAYLNNAPRKFAHVIGAFLGDYGTEDRIVWATGTSALHPQPLLEAFWDLKMPEDLLEYGCAPLTREVKEKILGRNALQMLGLDIDELRARTAGDRFSSTELAAPWSGGPLAVGR